From Veillonella dispar, one genomic window encodes:
- the bioF gene encoding 8-amino-7-oxononanoate synthase, whose protein sequence is MYKFFKEQLDSKIENHNLRTLREYCPLDAVRVKRDDKEYLMMASNNYLGLTFDTRVIEGALKGAQQYGTGSGGSRLVSGTFPLFTELERSLAKFKNTEKALVFNTGYMANVGTISAVADKNTIIFSDALNHASIIDGCRLSRGTVKTYSHCDIDELKYLLKQVDRNTRKLIVTDGVFSMDGDIAPLDKLYELSRDYNALLMVDDAHATGTIGNGHGTAAYFGLEKEVDIQLGTLSKSLGSVGGYVAANSTIIDYLVNTSRSFIFSTALSPADIGAALAALQVLETDASVLARLHENVNYMADQLISMGIDATNETPIFPILIGRNEDTLAVSDYLYEDGIIGTAIRPPTVPIGESRIRLTVTAAHNKEQIDYVCQSLQNAMKQL, encoded by the coding sequence ATGTACAAATTTTTTAAAGAACAATTAGATTCTAAGATAGAGAACCATAATTTACGAACCTTAAGAGAATACTGTCCTCTAGATGCAGTGCGAGTAAAACGAGATGATAAAGAATATTTAATGATGGCTTCAAATAATTATTTGGGCTTAACTTTTGATACTCGTGTCATAGAAGGGGCCCTGAAAGGGGCTCAACAATATGGAACAGGATCTGGTGGATCGCGCCTTGTATCTGGTACATTTCCATTATTTACAGAGCTCGAAAGGTCATTAGCTAAATTTAAGAATACTGAAAAAGCCCTTGTATTTAATACCGGTTATATGGCCAATGTAGGAACTATTTCTGCCGTAGCTGATAAGAATACTATTATTTTTAGTGATGCTCTTAATCATGCTAGTATTATTGATGGTTGTAGATTAAGTCGAGGTACTGTAAAAACATATAGCCACTGTGATATAGACGAGTTAAAGTATCTGTTAAAACAGGTAGATCGAAACACTCGAAAGCTTATAGTTACTGATGGCGTATTTAGTATGGATGGGGATATTGCACCACTAGATAAACTGTATGAATTAAGCCGTGATTACAATGCATTGCTCATGGTTGACGATGCCCATGCAACGGGAACTATTGGTAATGGTCATGGTACAGCGGCCTATTTTGGACTTGAAAAAGAAGTAGACATACAACTTGGTACATTGAGTAAATCTCTAGGCTCTGTTGGTGGTTATGTAGCTGCAAATAGTACTATCATAGATTATCTCGTTAATACGAGCCGCAGTTTTATATTCTCTACCGCATTATCTCCTGCTGATATAGGGGCGGCCTTAGCTGCATTACAGGTTCTTGAGACAGATGCATCTGTTTTAGCGCGTTTACATGAAAATGTAAACTATATGGCAGATCAATTGATTTCTATGGGAATTGATGCTACTAATGAAACGCCAATTTTCCCAATACTAATAGGGCGTAATGAAGATACACTTGCCGTATCTGATTATCTATATGAGGATGGCATTATAGGCACCGCTATTCGTCCGCCTACAGTACCTATTGGTGAAAGCAGAATTAGACTAACGGTGACTGCTGCGCATAATAAAGAACAAATAGATTATGTGTGCCAATCACTGCAAAATGCTATGAAACAGTTATAA
- a CDS encoding tyrosine-type recombinase/integrase, with protein sequence MYIDERRQKNGTISYRYGENYKDPLTGKNKRVSVTSTKNTKAVQKEMQRILNDRINEILTNSVSSKTLTIKDLTDEFVTIDKGLRKVTTQQNIEDHAKALLRWIEGDILVVNLKAIYIQRMLNKVLLEKSFNYVKRVYSVLKQVLKYGKRMGYINDVSYLDDVILKRPPRTTEEMTKAREKFLTKDELKTFLTALAKKNQRVALLFEFQALTGLRIGELRALRVKDYNSKNEYIDVNATLTVDGLRIPPKNEYSVRRVQLNKRARHILSTFIQLNHSRKQIMQHYKNDDNYIFVTDGGVPYDSHYLNKLLKSVSFNKTVTTHTFRHTHISLLAEKQTPLKTIMARVGHNEPKTTLSIYTHVTDAMKEQEKQILDSIDIMA encoded by the coding sequence ATGTATATTGATGAACGTAGGCAAAAAAACGGTACTATCTCCTACCGTTATGGAGAGAACTATAAGGATCCACTAACTGGCAAGAACAAACGAGTTAGTGTTACATCGACTAAGAATACTAAAGCCGTACAAAAAGAGATGCAACGTATTCTTAACGACAGAATTAACGAGATCCTAACGAATAGTGTTAGTAGTAAAACTCTCACGATTAAAGATCTTACCGATGAATTCGTTACTATCGATAAAGGACTTCGTAAGGTGACTACCCAGCAGAATATCGAAGACCATGCTAAAGCACTTTTAAGATGGATTGAAGGCGATATCCTAGTCGTTAATCTTAAAGCGATTTATATCCAAAGAATGTTAAATAAAGTTTTATTGGAGAAAAGCTTTAACTATGTTAAGCGTGTTTATTCCGTGCTAAAGCAAGTCTTAAAGTATGGTAAGCGTATGGGTTATATTAATGACGTATCGTATCTCGACGACGTTATTCTTAAGAGACCGCCTCGTACTACCGAAGAGATGACTAAGGCTCGTGAGAAGTTCCTTACGAAGGATGAATTAAAGACTTTCTTAACGGCTCTTGCTAAGAAGAATCAACGTGTCGCCCTCCTATTCGAATTCCAGGCATTAACCGGATTACGAATTGGTGAGTTGCGAGCATTACGCGTCAAAGATTACAATTCTAAAAATGAGTATATTGACGTAAATGCTACGTTAACGGTAGACGGGCTTAGGATACCACCTAAGAATGAATACTCGGTCCGTAGAGTGCAATTAAATAAACGTGCTCGACATATCTTATCGACGTTTATACAGCTTAATCATAGCCGTAAGCAAATCATGCAGCATTATAAGAACGACGATAATTATATCTTCGTTACGGATGGCGGCGTACCTTATGATTCCCATTATTTAAATAAATTGCTAAAATCAGTATCATTTAATAAGACTGTAACGACTCATACATTCCGTCATACTCATATATCGTTATTAGCTGAGAAGCAAACGCCTCTTAAGACGATTATGGCTCGTGTCGGACATAACGAACCTAAGACTACCCTTTCCATTTATACACACGTAACAGATGCGATGAAGGAGCAAGAAAAACAGATACTCGATTCAATCGATATTATGGCATAA